gctaatttgttttttgaataaCGACTTATTAAGGTgggtttttttagattttctGCTAAAACGAGGTTTTTGGAATTTGAGTAGGAAACttctataattaaatttttagttgtaataaatttaacatttaataGTTGTTTTAATGAATGGTCTTTGCCTTTTCTATCGAAGATGACCCAAGCTCTTCACAAAGAATTAAATCattaagtttattatttaagttaaatttaTAAGGAAGGCCAACGATCTTGGTTTTAATCAGAACTTTTTACAAATACCCATTCGAATATCTTGTCACTATATGTTTTATCCCGATTGTTTTATTTAACTCTACAAATACATTCAgagttgtaaatatatattatacttaaataaatacccatgtttacctcaaactcttactttcaGTAAAACTTAAAACTTTTATAGCTTTGCTTTTACTAATGGTATCTAATTTTTTGCATTCTGAAATCCTGTTAGacagaaaattatttatttaatactattttaacataatttatatttgttttgattACCTATCTTaccaataaatgtatattttggcGTATTTACTAGTTTTTTGTTCGCTTActctaatttttaattaattttaaataaaaaaagatatttatGGCTCAATACtatttattgttaataaaaCTTTGAAATATTCAGTTTAAACTCgttttattatcaattatatataagttttttatgCAAATACTGTTTTTGTGGTTGTGCTGTCACAACTTTCTTCATCATCCACAAAAACTGTTTTTATTACCGTTCTCTTCTTCCTTGGTGTTTCCTCTTTTGGTTTATTAGCAACGTTTACGAATCTACAGATTGTTCTTGGTTTTTCTTGTATGCCATCCATTGTAGTTTCACACCCTTTTGCTATAGCCTTTGTAACATCTAATGATTTTTGTACTGTTTTTACCTGTTTAGGTTTTGTCTTTGACGATTGTAAGCAAGACATAAGATCTTCACATATTTTCCCACTTTCAGTATTAATTGGTGTTAATTCAGGTATTTCATTATCAATTTTAAGTTGTTTTTTCTTAGTACTTGTGGGCGTTTTTAAATCATCCGACCTTTCTGTAACCGTTACAGTTTCAGTTTCGAGGATTGATTTTTTAGGTTCTGTTGATTTAACAGTTATTGTTCTTGTAACGGTAGCTAAGACTGAAATATGTGGTGTTTCTGGTGAGAGGTCAAGGACTGAAGAAGGCAATCCTGAAGTAGTGTCTACTTTTGTTACTGTTGTAAATAATGTAGAAACTGACAAAGCTTGACTTGCCGTAGATGGATCAACTGTAACCGTTTTCATTGTTGTAGAAATTGGTGGAGGTGCAGCAGAGCTTGTTGGTGCGGTTGCTGATTGTAGTGAAGTGCTTGGAATTGTTGTACTTGCTGTTTGAATTATTGTAACCGTTTCTGGCGCAGATTTTGTGTTTTGTGCCTTATCTGTAAAAACAGTAACTGTCTTGTTCTCATTTGTAGTAGTATGAGAGGTACTTTTAATACTTTCTGTCAGGGGTTCAACTGTTAAAGGCCTACTTGAAGATGTTGTTGAAATTTTCAAGCTTTCTGTAAAATCATCTGTTTTCTTGTCATGTTGTGTCACTGTGTATTTTTCCACTTTAGTTGAATATTGTGTAAATGTGGTGACTTTGTAGTTTATTAGTGGCTTTTTCAATTGTTACAGTTGTAGTAATTTCTCTGTAAAGGGTCAAAggtttttcaattgtttttattttttcaactatTTGCGTCAAAGTTATATTTGGTACTGAACTTGCACTTGTAATTGTAGAAGACATTGTGGTTTTATGCTTTttcttttgagattttttaGTTGACTGGGGTTCACGTTCAGAGCTACCACCTTCATTGTTTGTACTACTGCAATCCGAAAAATCTCCTGATATTGATTCTGAATTAGAgtcctcttttttttctttttgttttgtcCTATGAAGTTTTCTCGATTTGTGCTTTTTGACACTTTTCTGCTTGGTTGTTAAACAATCACCTATGCACGTTTTAACAGAGTCTATATTGGGCATATCGACAGTAACCGTTTTTATTTCCGTTTTAACGACAGTGAAAAAATCAGGTTCTGGCTGCTGCTCACCATTTAATGTAATCGTGGTCACAATTATAGGTGCTCTGCTCTTCATTTGCATACCTTGATTGGTTTGGTTGTAATATGGTTTGGCTGTCTTCTTTTGTACGAAAACTCGAGTattgcttttcttctttgtgtTACACGCATCTTTGCATGACTGGTTATCACATGCTTCACATTCTGCGGCATACAAATTTAAACCACTTTTTCCGCTATCACAATTTGTCTCTCCTAAATTAGAAGTTAAATTGTTACCCGCGAggagattaaaataattaacatcACTCTGATTGCAGTTTGCTTCAAGGCATCTTGTATCTATCCTAGCACTTctgctaaatgaaattaaaagagttgttattatattatttctagtacaggAAAGTAATGCCATTGCTTTCATGTTGTTTTGTTTTGCTACGACTAGAGATTTATTGATTGGTGTTTCATAATGAAACAAATCTAAATAACAGTTAATTTCTGGATCAAAAATAGACTAAAGTCTGTGAAATAAGATGAAAGTGAAAGATGCGTTTCAATTATACTgtaatgctgcaaattttaaaaataaattaattttaaatgctaAAAGAGAAAAGTGGGGATTTCAATAaatgtttcatttaaataaacaaattaataatctTTCAAGTCACTTATAAAAAGAGTCATTAAAAAGCTGGAAAAGGCAAAATCATTAATTATtcggatttaatttttaaaccatgtattaaaaattagataTATGTAACATACTTTAATAAacacccatgtttacctcaaactcttactttaaataaatctactaCAAAAGCTGGAAAAGCAACAACACTAAGTTTTCGCTTtcctatttaatttttaacccatttattaaaaattagataTTGTTAAAAGGGTTTAATGGCATCGGGGTAATTATAacagatatatataatatactttaataaacacccatgtttacctcaaactcttactttaaataaatctactGGAAAAGCAACAACACTAAGTTTTCGCTTtcctatttaatttttaaactatttcaacaacaatcattaaaaattactggaaatataaaaaatattaataatttgtattCGATTTCTATAATTATTGCCAATTCctctattcaaatttttaagaattttctAACCCATGAAATATAAATTGGTGTCTTCTAGCACGGAAGAGGGGGAGATTAGAGAAgaaaattttcctttttataAATCTTATTACCAGTTTTATTATTATCCACGAACAACCTTGTTTGTGGGAAAGAATACAATAccacacataaaaaattacaaaggaGAAGGTGGCATCAGctcaaaacttaaaaaaagtatcaagcaGATTATCCTTACATTAATTTCTACCTTCTTGACAAATTTAAgccattttttgaaaataattttaattttttatgtaatattgaagGTGATACAAAACCCCCTGCAAATTTTActcttttaaatgtaaaatcagATTATAAAGAAATAAAGAAACTTGTAATTCGATCTAATGGAGACAAAAGATATGAAAAATTTGTCCAaaagttttttaataacaaaGTGGAAGTGCCACCATTTATGAACGATGAAATATCTAAAGTTTTTTGCTTAGAAGATCGTGTTTTAGAGTATTTTGATTCccaaaatgcatttttatttttaaaagtttgtGAAAATCAATACAAcggaaaaacatttaaaaaatatgcatttgaagatatatttttcaattctgttggattttatgaatttttagatgttttccAAGAGTACTTAGTTAAAGGGCACAATAATGAAGAAATTCGAACTTTTAGTAATGGAGATGCACTTTTCTATGTATTCTCCAATACGATTTTTAAACAGCAAGATCAAGTTAATAGGATATTTGGAACAATCGACATtcctaaaaattgtaaaataatttgcaataaaaatggTGGGCCTGTATTAACACCAATTAAAGCCAAACTAAGcaaaaatgaaaactttttgTATTCCCTTGATTTACCAGAAGGGGAATatgctataaataataaaaaagtatataaaatatgcaaagaaggggaaaaatttgtatttacagGTATTTCATACGACGATTTTGCCAAAAATGTATGGGATGTCGATAATTAAAAGGTGCTACATAAaacccactttcaaatatacttACTTCTGTAGGTTTTAATTGGCCGtggtaaatgaataaaattttaattgcagatttttattttactttaacgGTGATTTCATTACAAAGTACTTAATTATATAGATTTGGGTGTGTTATAAACAAGCTATTTAGTAAGGGATCCTGAATGGTTTAATTTTGATTTGTCACATTGAGATTTAATTTAGCAAGATATGAGCAGTTAATAATCAGGTTTACAGGAATATTTACATTGCTTATGCCGGATTTTGAgctgatatgaagatttttttgGGTTTAAATTGTCGAAGTTTTGCTTAAAGGTACCGTTGCATCTATTGGTTTAAATTTAAACTCGGCCCATGGcactataattaaaataaatcttttttacaTCATCATAAGAGCGTTAATTGgttggtaaaaaaataaaataccttaatattgttttatattaaggtttatttaatagaattttaaaaatcttatacGACAATCGAATATCTAAAAGAACCCTTGTGGGGGGATATtataagattatttaaataattatgatttgttattctatcaaatataaattaaagatcttttttacatacttaagtCCTGTGCCGTAAGCTAATCATCAATAAAAGTgctgtgttatcctctattaatataatttaaataaatgcccttagtgattaaatactttaatgatgaagaggtTACTGTAatctttattaatataatttaaataaatgcccttagtgattaaatactttaatgatgaagacgttACTGtaatcctctattaatataatcactaaatacccttaatgaataactactttaataatgaagaggTTACGCCATATTCgattgcacaagacaaaaggaATTAATCTTTAAGAGTATTTAGTggttatatttatagtcgattcCAAATCACTTAGCCAAGATAATATAAGGTTTACCTATTAAGGTCCACGCcgctaaattattaaaaaaaattaaaaaattgttttatttttacattatcatAATTATTTGTCATTTCCAAtcttttaatattcaaataaaatagctGTTAATGttctattatttatgtttttctatATTGTGTCAGTACGGGATAAATGTTTTCAAAAGCTTCATAAATATCTTCACGTACTTTAGCACCTGTAAGTACTATCTTACCACTTACAAATATAAGCAAGACGATTTTAGGTTTTACCATGCGATATATGAGGCCTGGGAAAAGTTCAGGCTCGTAAGAACAAAAGTTGGTATGTGAATATGCTAAACCttctaatttaatacaaaattttagatcacATGAAGATACAATATTTTGTATCTTGAAATCTGTAAATTGTGCATTAAATCCAagcttattgattatttttgcaTATCGCTGTGATGCAATCTTAGAAGATTTTTCAGATTTTGCACCCGTTACAACCATTTTTCCGGATGCAAAAATAAGTGCTGTTGTTTTTGGGTCTCTGATTCTCATTATTACAGCAGCAAATCTTTTTGGATTATATTCAGCATTTCTAGCATGTAATGCTATGCTCCTTAAGTCAAGCTTACAGTTCAAATTGACAGTAGCTACAACATTTTGTAAGACAGGGACTATTCCTGATCTATGGGGTGCAGTTTGTCTGGTTTCTTGAGAGAATTCTGAGACATCCATAGGGGtagtaaaataaagaaattttttcatatatttaaaaaaaacaaggaTTGATAATATTAGGGATAGGAAGAGATATCTCAAACAgtattgtaaaattgaaaagtttattgTATTGAAGTACGGTGGTTTTTAAATAcactttataataaaaaagtatagtTTATAGGGGGGTgacgttttattaaaaataaataaatatttgtttattattttgatttttgtataaacaataatttttatttgtttgcttattttgggttcccaatattattatttgttaattatattgatgCTCAATATACTTCTAATAATAGTGTACacgtttattttgatttgaaactttaaaaaatttccattttttatttgtttttattattctcCATGCTTATAGAAGGAATAGGTAAATATGAAGTGCagcaaaatttagaaaaaatgtcaATAACAGAAATTACCGCAGTACCTCTCGGAACGCCCCTTAATGAAACAGATTTTTTAGTTTGTAATTCTAAATTCGTATTATTCTTTGGATCTCAGATTCtgattcttaaaaataaaacaaaatctaaGGCTGAACcaaaaatttttacttttattgatAATTTAGATTTAtcatataatgtaaatatacaatCCATTAAAATTATATCGGATACAAATAAAAGAGAACATTTTCCATTCAAAATCAACACATTCCCAAGCATTTATCATTGTACAGACGTTGTTATGAGatcaaaaagtttaatttttgaatttgaccAGCAGATTAAAACTAAACAAACTATAATAGTAGAAATAGAACAACTTAAAGGGcttttgaaatgttttaatgacatttattatttatctcaAGAGACCATTGAGGAAATGGCTGTATTAAATAAAGAATTGcgtatttcttatattattaaatgcctAGATGGTGAATTGAaagtttcttttaatattttgcatCAAAATCTTGTTAAAACCCCcgaaatttcatcaaaaaaagAACCcgaacatttaaatttaaatcattccGTAAATGCTAATAAATTAACTTCTAATGCTGCAAAaaaacgtcaaaatataaaacagaCGGTCTTCGAGCATTTTAATAATCCTGGGTATGCAACACTTTCAAACGCATATGTAAATGAAGAAGAATTTGCTAATTACTGCTACTTCAGGCATGGAGTACTTAAAAAC
This window of the Arctopsyche grandis isolate Sample6627 unplaced genomic scaffold, ASM5162203v2 HiC_scaffold_50, whole genome shotgun sequence genome carries:
- the LOC143921927 gene encoding TATA-box-binding protein-like yields the protein MDVSEFSQETRQTAPHRSGIVPVLQNVVATVNLNCKLDLRSIALHARNAEYNPKRFAAVIMRIRDPKTTALIFASGKMVVTGAKSEKSSKIASQRYAKIINKLGFNAQFTDFKIQNIVSSCDLKFCIKLEGLAYSHTNFCSYEPELFPGLIYRMVKPKIVLLIFVSGKIVLTGAKVREDIYEAFENIYPVLTQYRKT